The Suncus etruscus isolate mSunEtr1 chromosome 15, mSunEtr1.pri.cur, whole genome shotgun sequence genome contains the following window.
GCGTGGGGCCCAGGGCCGCGATGCTGCAGCTGGTCCGCAGCACGGCGCGGGGCTACCTGCGGCCCGCGGGCGGCTTATTACAGGGCCTGAGCTCGCTGCCTCCAGGTGCAGTGGGGCCGGCTGGGCAGGCTGAGCCGGAGGCGAGCCCTGATGGTGAGATTGTGGGGTTCGCACTCGTTGGGGGCGCGGATCGGAGCTGTGATCCTGCATCTCGACATCCTGACTCTGACCCTTGACCTATGACCTCTGCTTGCCCCAGGTCTGCAGGCCCCCCCGGTGCTGCGCAAATGCGACTTTCCCGTCCCCCCACATCGGCGCCCCGTGCAGGCCTGGGTGGAATCCCTGAAGGGCTTCGATCAGGAGCGCGTGGGCTTGGCCGAGCTGCACCCCGATGTTTTCTCCGTGCCTCCCAGGTACATGGGTGGGAAGCCGTCGGTGGGCGCTGGGAGAACCAGGAGGAGGGTTCTGGGGGCGGGGGGGAACCCTGATTTGTTTACCTGGGAGGAGATCTGGGCTGCTCGAACCTCGATTCCATCATGGACGGGTCACCGGGACGCGGTTTTCCAAAACTGCTGCGGATTTGTGTGAAGTGAGGGACTGAGAAGTGACATCTTGGCCCAGGAGGGAGAAACGTTTTAAGAAATGTTTCTAAAGCTTACTGGAATGGAGCTAGCGAGGCTGAGGAGATTAGCTCAGCTGTCAAGAGAGAGAATTCTTTGCATATCTCCAGCTCTGGGACTTTCCAGTCagtagtttaaaaaaacaaatccatCTGGCTGCTAATGGCTTTTGTTGGAAGCAGCGTTAACAAATACTTCTTGTGCCTCGCATGGTCTATCTAGCATGGTCTGGTAAGAGTTTTTAtggtttgttcttgggccacatccagtcagCAATGTTCAGGCTTATTACTGGCAGGAATTGGAGGACCAGATGGAGCACTTGGAATGGAACCTGGATAGCTCACATACCAGCAAGAGCCCTGCCCGCTGTACTATCTGCCCCTccacttgcattttattttactgtattttgctgtgccggggatccaacccaagACCtcgcatatgcaaggcaagagttgcACCACCTCTGCTGAGTCTCATCCTATCCCTGGCTTAATGTGCCCTGCAAGCCTCTTAGCTATGGACTGCCAGCTGGGCagatgacccccccaaaaccatGTCCAGTACCTGTAATGTGTGGTACATGTGTGATGTCAGTTTCGGGGCTGCAGGCTGGAAAGATTTGACAAGTGTGAGGGCATGCAGCCCACCCTGGcatgatcctcagcatctcatagggtaccctgaacactgccagatgtgacccaaaacatttAGGAGTTGGCTCACAAGTCTGGCATGTGTTTCACATATAGGAGCCCTGTGTTTCACCCCCAGGACTAGAGCTCCCCCAATATCAAAGCAGTAGAgtagggaatggagagataggacagcagggagggtgcttgccttgaattcgGCCAAaatgggcttgatccccagcatcctatatacgATCAATAAGGGCTACCAagggttcctgaatgcagagccaggaataagccttgagcatggtttcccctcccccccaaataagcaaaaCCAGCCCAATTGAGACTTGGGTTCAGTTATCCACCTCTTTGTGAGTTGGAACCTAAGATGTGTTGTGGGTAGTGTGAGTTCTGGCCAGGGTTGGGCTCAGAGCAGGTGGGTTTAGACAGGGCGGATGGTGGAGTCCGCTCTAAGTAAAGAGAGGCCAGGCTATGAGcctgaagaagaaggaagaggggcaGCACTCAATTTTGGGGGTTCTAGGGGGTACCTCTTGGCTGGGTTGGACTGAGAAGGAATTGTCACAGAGAAAATTTACAGTAAATTTGGTGAATATGGTTCCCAGAGGCAGGTGTCCAGGGAAGGCAGCGGATTAGGGAGCTGGAGGAGGCATCCAGACAGAGGAGACCCCCAGATTTTATTTCCTCCACCCCCAGGCTGGACATTCTGCACCAGGTGGCTATTTGGCAGAAGAACTTCAAGAGAATTGTAAGTGCTGGGCCAGGTTGAGAACTACAGCACAGTAGGAAGTAcatttgacctgggttcgattctcagcatcccatagggtctctccTCAAGCCGTCaggaataaatattttctgatcACAGAATCAGGACTCAGCTCCGAGTACTGCCcggtggctcaaaaacaagaatCCATGGGGCTCTGGGGGAAGAGATGGGGGAAGGAGACCCCTTAGGGCCCTACACCACCATGTTCCTGGCCCAGCCCTCCTGGACTACAGTGACCCTACCTTGCCTCACACCCATAGAGCTATGCCAAGACCAAGACACGGGCCGAGGTGCGGGGCGGTGGCCGGAAGCCTTGGCCGCAGAAGGGCAGCGGGCGAGCACGGCATGGTAGCATCCGGTCTCCCATCTGGCGAGGAGGTGAGTGGGGTGGGGTTCTGGGTCTCCAGTGAGagatcctccccacccccaatgccCATATCCCCTTTTGCAGCCAGTTTTGACCTGGTTCTCCAAGGGCTGCAGCAACACCCAGacctcctccaggaagccctcCTTCcctagtacagcagggaggtcgtttgccttgcacgcaactggccccagcatctcatagggctccccgagcactgccaggagtaaatcctgagcatggccgggtgtgggcccccccccaaaagaagtcaGTGTgttagggctagagcaatagcaaagtgagaagagcacttgccttgcacatgaccgaaccttgttcgatccccagcatcccccatatagtcccttgagcaccgccaggaagtaatgcctgagcgtagagccaggagtaacccctgagcaccgctgggtgtggtgaCCCAAACCTCCTCTGAGAAAATCAGGGT
Protein-coding sequences here:
- the MRPL4 gene encoding 39S ribosomal protein L4, mitochondrial, producing the protein MLQLVRSTARGYLRPAGGLLQGLSSLPPGAVGPAGQAEPEASPDGLQAPPVLRKCDFPVPPHRRPVQAWVESLKGFDQERVGLAELHPDVFSVPPRLDILHQVAIWQKNFKRISYAKTKTRAEVRGGGRKPWPQKGSGRARHGSIRSPIWRGGGVAHGPRGPTSYYYMLPMKVRVRGLTVALTVKLTQDNLHIVDSLDLPTADPQYLTELARYRRWGDSVLLVDMEYEDTPQNMVEAASRLKTFTLVPAVGLNVHSMLKHQTLVLTLPALAHLEEKLLWQDSRYAPLYPFHLPYRDFPRASA